A single genomic interval of uncultured Desulfobulbus sp. harbors:
- a CDS encoding FeoB-associated Cys-rich membrane protein, protein MQQILVVVTVALVVCILGRRLWKTFRNGQTPGCGCGCSGCCGPTDACRPPSSFPMHKP, encoded by the coding sequence ATGCAACAGATCCTTGTAGTCGTGACAGTGGCCCTGGTCGTCTGCATCCTGGGACGACGTCTGTGGAAAACCTTTCGCAACGGACAGACTCCGGGCTGCGGCTGCGGGTGTTCCGGCTGCTGCGGACCAACCGATGCCTGCCGACCGCCATCCTCCTTTCCCATGCACAAGCCCTGA
- a CDS encoding 50S ribosomal protein L25 — translation MIQVNIDSAVRTVFGKGPMRQLRMQEMTPANLYSGGADPVPLQFEAAKLYKSLLFIHGRNAVITLKVAGDSKPERHVLVQEIQKDPITGSLIHVDFLEIALDKPLKFTVPVKYTGTAKGVDLGGDLQIFKDSVALRGCPLDIPDTIEADITPLEQGGAGLTYGDLPMPEKVEMLEKAATVCVAVH, via the coding sequence ATGATTCAGGTAAATATAGACTCGGCCGTGCGCACGGTATTTGGAAAAGGACCGATGCGACAGTTGCGAATGCAGGAAATGACACCGGCAAATCTTTACAGTGGCGGTGCTGATCCTGTACCTCTCCAGTTTGAAGCGGCAAAACTGTACAAGAGTCTGTTGTTCATCCATGGTCGCAATGCTGTTATCACCTTGAAGGTCGCTGGCGACAGCAAGCCCGAACGTCATGTGTTGGTGCAGGAGATTCAAAAAGATCCCATCACCGGAAGTCTGATCCATGTCGATTTCCTTGAGATCGCCCTCGACAAACCGCTCAAGTTCACTGTGCCGGTAAAATACACCGGAACCGCCAAGGGTGTGGATCTTGGTGGTGATCTGCAGATCTTTAAGGACAGCGTCGCGCTGCGTGGATGCCCCCTGGATATTCCGGACACCATTGAGGCCGACATCACTCCGCTTGAGCAGGGGGGCGCCGGTCTGACCTACGGTGATCTGCCCATGCCCGAAAAGGTTGAGATGCTGGAAAAGGCTGCAACTGTCTGCGTGGCGGTTCACTGA
- a CDS encoding DUF1844 domain-containing protein, with the protein MTENLSSCGDCPDGRVRDDSGRCVMPEVTFASLVLSLNTSALYHMGELPHPETGQKIIDRELAKHTIDTLTLLAGKTRGNLDPDEHELLTRVLYELKMRFVKLG; encoded by the coding sequence ATGACAGAAAATCTCTCAAGTTGTGGTGATTGTCCCGACGGCAGGGTGCGTGATGACTCCGGTCGCTGTGTGATGCCCGAGGTGACCTTTGCCTCCTTGGTGCTCTCCTTGAATACCTCGGCCCTCTACCACATGGGAGAGTTACCCCACCCGGAAACCGGCCAGAAGATCATTGATCGGGAACTTGCCAAGCATACCATCGATACGCTGACCCTGCTTGCTGGAAAGACAAGGGGCAATCTGGATCCCGATGAACACGAGCTGCTTACCCGAGTGCTCTACGAACTGAAAATGCGGTTCGTCAAGCTTGGCTGA
- the feoB gene encoding ferrous iron transport protein B has product MNTALTIALAGNPNAGKTTLFNHLTGARQHVGNYPGVTVEQKEGCCLHNSQGLRVVDLPGTYSLTAYSVEELVARDFIINEKPDVVVDVVDASNLERHLYLSCQFLELGVPLVIALNMVDVAEKRGMLIDTEELGQRLGVRVVPIVARNGKGVDELLDAVLATAASETRPQPAFLRYGSDIDETLANMQDDIALCTELTAVYPLRWLGVKLLEHDEQIVQKAQATYPEVAQRLLARCDAVANHLQNTLGVYPEAVIADHRYGYLKSIMHKGIVTRKFVADRLYTSDRIDKVVTHRLLGPLIMASVLFALYTFTFSYSTVMVEWLADFFAVISNTIDALLPDGPVKSMLVSGVVDGVGGVMGFVPIIMFMFFGIAVLEDSGYLARVAFMMDRIFHFFGLHGSSVMPFIVSGGIAGGCAVPGVMATRTLRSPKERMATLLTVPFMNCGAKLPVLTLLIGTFFSAHQAWYMFLATLLAWIVALCAAKLLRMTVLKGESTPFVMELPPYRFPTVKGLFIHTWERTWQYMKKAGTVILGISILVWAMMTYPGLSDQQQAHFEQRRQQVEASSGAGSEERDKAIQDIETDQAMERLRNSIGGRIGIAFEEVSRYAGIDWRTNIALIGGFAAKEVIISTLGTAYSLGEVDPEETTSLSERLAKDASWNPVKALAVMVFIMFYAPCFVTVVCIAKEAGSWKWAAFSMAFNTVFAFAMAVGVYQIGSLLYLH; this is encoded by the coding sequence ATGAACACAGCACTGACCATCGCCTTGGCCGGCAACCCGAATGCCGGAAAAACGACCCTCTTCAACCACCTCACCGGCGCCCGCCAGCATGTGGGCAACTATCCCGGCGTGACGGTCGAGCAGAAAGAGGGGTGTTGCCTCCACAACAGCCAGGGGCTGCGGGTGGTTGATCTTCCCGGGACCTACTCCCTGACCGCCTACTCGGTGGAAGAGCTGGTCGCCCGCGATTTCATCATCAACGAGAAACCCGATGTGGTGGTGGATGTGGTCGATGCCTCCAACCTGGAGCGGCATCTCTATCTCAGTTGCCAGTTCCTTGAGTTGGGCGTACCGCTGGTCATCGCCCTCAACATGGTGGATGTTGCGGAAAAGAGGGGGATGCTCATCGACACCGAGGAGTTGGGACAGCGCCTGGGGGTGCGGGTGGTTCCCATTGTCGCCCGCAACGGCAAGGGGGTTGACGAACTGCTGGATGCGGTCCTTGCGACCGCGGCCTCGGAAACCCGACCGCAGCCGGCGTTTCTCCGCTATGGCTCCGACATTGACGAAACCCTGGCCAACATGCAGGACGATATAGCCCTCTGTACCGAGCTCACCGCCGTCTATCCGCTGCGATGGCTCGGGGTGAAGCTCCTGGAACACGACGAGCAGATCGTGCAGAAGGCCCAGGCCACCTATCCCGAGGTCGCCCAGCGCCTGCTCGCCCGCTGCGATGCGGTGGCCAACCATCTGCAGAACACCTTGGGCGTCTATCCCGAGGCGGTGATCGCCGACCATCGCTACGGCTATCTCAAGTCGATCATGCACAAGGGGATCGTTACCCGCAAGTTCGTCGCCGACCGCCTCTACACCTCGGACAGGATCGACAAGGTGGTCACCCATCGGTTGCTCGGGCCGCTGATCATGGCCTCTGTCCTCTTTGCCCTCTACACCTTCACCTTCAGCTACTCCACGGTGATGGTCGAGTGGCTCGCCGACTTCTTTGCCGTCATCAGCAACACCATCGACGCCCTCCTCCCGGACGGGCCTGTCAAGTCCATGCTCGTCTCCGGCGTTGTCGACGGGGTGGGCGGCGTCATGGGCTTTGTCCCGATCATCATGTTCATGTTTTTCGGCATCGCCGTGCTCGAGGACTCCGGTTACCTGGCGCGGGTGGCCTTCATGATGGATCGCATCTTCCACTTCTTCGGCCTGCACGGCTCCTCGGTCATGCCGTTTATCGTCTCCGGCGGCATTGCCGGCGGCTGCGCCGTCCCCGGTGTCATGGCCACCCGTACCCTGCGTTCTCCCAAGGAGCGGATGGCGACCCTCTTGACCGTGCCCTTCATGAACTGCGGGGCCAAACTGCCGGTGCTGACCCTGCTCATCGGTACCTTCTTCTCCGCGCACCAGGCCTGGTACATGTTCCTCGCCACCCTCTTGGCCTGGATCGTGGCTCTCTGCGCCGCCAAGCTCTTGCGCATGACCGTGCTCAAGGGCGAATCCACCCCCTTTGTCATGGAGCTGCCGCCCTACCGTTTCCCCACCGTCAAGGGACTGTTCATCCACACCTGGGAACGGACCTGGCAGTACATGAAAAAGGCCGGCACGGTCATTCTCGGGATTTCGATTCTGGTCTGGGCGATGATGACCTATCCCGGACTCTCCGATCAGCAGCAGGCCCACTTCGAGCAGCGCCGTCAGCAGGTGGAGGCATCCTCTGGTGCCGGCTCGGAAGAACGGGACAAGGCTATACAGGATATCGAAACCGACCAGGCCATGGAGCGGCTGCGCAACTCCATTGGAGGGCGGATCGGCATTGCCTTTGAAGAAGTCAGCCGCTATGCCGGCATTGACTGGCGCACCAACATCGCCCTGATCGGCGGTTTCGCGGCCAAGGAGGTGATCATCTCCACCCTGGGAACCGCATATTCCCTGGGTGAGGTCGATCCGGAAGAAACCACCTCACTCAGTGAGCGACTTGCCAAGGATGCAAGCTGGAATCCGGTCAAGGCCCTGGCGGTGATGGTGTTCATCATGTTCTACGCCCCCTGCTTCGTGACCGTGGTCTGCATTGCCAAGGAGGCCGGGTCATGGAAATGGGCCGCCTTTTCCATGGCCTTCAACACCGTTTTCGCCTTTGCCATGGCGGTGGGGGTCTATCAGATAGGCTCGCTGCTCTATCTGCACTAA
- a CDS encoding FeoA family protein → MTKDQSERSCCLLTDFLSRCRRRHKCVHRAMQSGTPLSQTCCHSRFRVCSVNGDRSTCARMANLGLLPGSELELLCKGSGQQCMVKVNGGTISLDAPTAANIMVAPV, encoded by the coding sequence ATGACCAAAGATCAATCTGAAAGATCCTGTTGCCTCCTGACTGACTTTCTCTCCCGATGTCGACGCCGGCACAAATGCGTGCATCGGGCCATGCAGTCAGGCACGCCGCTTTCCCAAACCTGCTGCCATAGCCGCTTTCGAGTCTGCTCCGTCAATGGCGACCGAAGCACCTGTGCCAGAATGGCCAACCTCGGACTCCTTCCCGGCAGCGAGCTTGAACTGCTCTGCAAGGGAAGCGGGCAACAGTGCATGGTCAAGGTCAACGGCGGCACCATCAGTCTCGATGCCCCGACAGCCGCCAACATCATGGTCGCACCGGTCTGA
- a CDS encoding FeoA family protein, with the protein MTMINLRKMAINQTGTIVAVKVGGELGRRIREMGLVPGTEITVKQRAPLNDPVALRVLDGTLTLRNNEADFIEVEIKPAPSSETR; encoded by the coding sequence ATGACCATGATCAATCTTCGCAAAATGGCGATCAATCAGACCGGGACCATCGTTGCGGTCAAGGTGGGCGGTGAACTTGGACGGCGTATCCGCGAAATGGGACTGGTGCCCGGCACGGAGATCACCGTCAAGCAGCGCGCCCCACTCAACGACCCGGTCGCCCTGCGCGTCTTGGACGGCACCCTGACCCTGCGCAACAATGAGGCGGATTTCATCGAGGTGGAGATCAAGCCCGCGCCAAGTTCAGAGACACGCTGA
- the ispE gene encoding 4-(cytidine 5'-diphospho)-2-C-methyl-D-erythritol kinase, whose protein sequence is MIRQTLTVQAPAKVNLFLKVLGRRDDGYHLLATHMQKIGLYDTLELKRAASGIRLHCPGSVIPEDRGNLVFRAAELFFDRVAHNGFSPAPGVEITLHKNIPVAAGLGGGSSDAAATLVGLDTLFATDCPQETIAHMGLQLGADVPFFTNDSPSMLATGIGEILQPVAPLQGYRVLLVNPGFSVSTRWVYQNFALTESGDSVTLQSSQDAVAVFLGAGYPQSLANDLEKVTVKKYPELSRIKRAMLERGADGVLMSGSGPTVFGIYQDCGKAEEALEAFRQEYRQVFLLDPLQ, encoded by the coding sequence ATGATCCGGCAAACGCTGACCGTTCAGGCACCTGCCAAGGTCAACCTCTTTCTCAAAGTGCTGGGACGGCGTGATGATGGCTATCATCTGCTGGCAACGCACATGCAGAAAATCGGTCTGTACGACACCCTTGAGCTGAAGCGGGCGGCATCCGGTATACGGTTGCACTGCCCGGGCAGCGTCATCCCCGAAGATCGGGGAAATCTCGTGTTCCGAGCCGCAGAACTGTTTTTCGACCGGGTCGCACACAACGGTTTCAGTCCAGCCCCTGGGGTGGAGATCACCCTGCACAAGAACATTCCGGTGGCAGCCGGACTCGGAGGCGGCAGCAGCGATGCCGCGGCGACCCTTGTGGGGCTTGATACCCTGTTTGCCACCGATTGTCCGCAAGAGACGATCGCGCACATGGGGCTGCAACTGGGAGCCGACGTCCCCTTTTTTACCAACGATTCCCCCTCGATGCTGGCCACGGGAATTGGTGAAATTCTTCAGCCAGTTGCTCCTCTGCAGGGCTATCGAGTGCTGCTGGTTAATCCCGGTTTTTCCGTCTCAACCCGTTGGGTGTATCAGAATTTTGCGTTGACAGAGAGTGGCGATTCGGTTACTTTGCAAAGTTCTCAGGATGCAGTAGCTGTTTTCTTGGGTGCCGGCTACCCCCAATCGCTCGCCAATGACCTGGAAAAGGTTACCGTGAAGAAATATCCTGAGCTGAGCCGAATAAAGAGGGCGATGCTGGAAAGGGGAGCGGACGGGGTGTTGATGTCCGGGTCCGGGCCGACTGTTTTTGGGATCTATCAGGATTGTGGCAAGGCCGAAGAGGCACTCGAAGCGTTTCGCCAGGAGTACCGGCAGGTATTCTTGCTCGATCCATTGCAATAA
- the pth gene encoding aminoacyl-tRNA hydrolase: protein MADTRFLLVGLGNPGREYDLTRHNIGFIFLDSLAQRSGCSVDSRKLDGLYGQARAFGGQIVFLKPQTYMNRSGQSVRAFVDYFKISKERILVLHDDLDLAPGRIKVVSKGGAGGHNGIRSIAQHLGSSDFARIKIGIGRPARNEQGQGQPVDQFVLSKMTPDELVLVEQRSDAVAEAVALFVGDGIARCMNLINGRF, encoded by the coding sequence ATGGCAGATACCCGATTCCTTCTTGTCGGCTTAGGTAATCCCGGTCGGGAATACGATCTGACCCGTCACAACATTGGTTTCATCTTTCTCGACTCTCTCGCCCAGAGATCAGGCTGCAGCGTGGATTCACGCAAATTGGATGGCCTGTATGGCCAGGCCAGGGCCTTTGGTGGTCAAATAGTCTTTCTTAAGCCTCAGACCTATATGAACCGGTCAGGGCAAAGCGTTCGTGCATTTGTCGACTACTTCAAGATTTCCAAGGAGCGGATTTTGGTCCTGCACGATGATCTGGATCTCGCACCGGGTCGAATCAAGGTCGTGAGCAAGGGGGGGGCTGGAGGGCATAACGGTATTCGCTCCATTGCCCAGCACCTTGGGTCCTCGGATTTTGCACGGATAAAGATCGGGATCGGGAGGCCAGCTCGCAATGAGCAGGGCCAGGGGCAGCCCGTTGACCAGTTTGTCCTGTCAAAAATGACACCGGATGAACTGGTGCTCGTTGAACAACGCTCCGATGCCGTTGCAGAGGCTGTTGCGTTGTTCGTGGGGGACGGAATTGCTCGCTGCATGAATCTGATCAACGGCCGGTTCTAG
- a CDS encoding ribose-phosphate pyrophosphokinase, producing MPKKLKIFTGNANPAIAREICDYLEVPLGAAEVKQFSDGEVSVEIGENVRGADVFVVQPTCSPVNDHLMELLIMVDALRRASARRITAVMPYYGYARQDRKVRPRVPITAKAVAEMLMVVGTRRVLCMDLHAGQIQGFFNIPVDHLYAAPIILKHIRDKFKDVVMVSPDAGGVERTRAFAKRLNAGLAIIDKRREKANECEAMHVIGDVAGKTAILLDDIVDTAGTLCGGAEMLKKVGAKEVHACCSHGVLSGPAIERINQSCLKSLVVTNSIPLKTEALQCEKITVLSVGALLGEAINRIHNEDSVSYLFV from the coding sequence ATGCCTAAAAAGTTGAAGATATTCACCGGTAATGCCAATCCAGCAATTGCGAGAGAAATTTGTGATTACCTGGAGGTTCCCCTTGGAGCTGCCGAGGTGAAACAATTTTCCGACGGTGAGGTCTCGGTCGAGATCGGTGAAAACGTGCGTGGGGCCGATGTTTTTGTTGTTCAACCCACCTGTTCGCCGGTGAACGATCATCTCATGGAACTGCTGATCATGGTGGACGCCCTCCGTCGTGCCTCGGCTCGCCGTATCACGGCAGTCATGCCCTATTACGGGTATGCCCGCCAGGATCGGAAGGTCCGGCCGCGTGTGCCCATTACCGCCAAGGCGGTTGCGGAGATGCTCATGGTTGTCGGTACCCGCCGGGTGCTCTGCATGGACCTGCACGCCGGGCAGATTCAAGGTTTTTTCAACATTCCGGTTGATCATCTCTACGCTGCACCGATAATCCTGAAGCACATTCGGGATAAGTTTAAAGACGTGGTGATGGTCTCTCCCGATGCTGGCGGCGTCGAGCGCACCCGCGCCTTTGCCAAGCGGTTGAATGCCGGCCTGGCTATCATCGACAAGCGTCGGGAGAAGGCCAATGAATGCGAGGCAATGCATGTTATCGGCGATGTGGCCGGGAAGACGGCAATTCTTCTGGATGACATCGTCGATACCGCCGGAACCTTGTGTGGCGGTGCTGAAATGCTGAAAAAGGTCGGCGCCAAGGAAGTGCATGCCTGTTGCTCCCACGGGGTCCTTTCCGGACCCGCCATTGAGCGGATTAATCAGTCTTGCTTGAAGTCGCTCGTGGTCACCAACTCCATTCCGTTAAAGACCGAAGCCTTGCAATGTGAAAAAATCACAGTGCTCTCGGTCGGGGCGTTGCTGGGAGAGGCAATCAATAGAATCCATAACGAGGATTCTGTGAGCTATTTGTTTGTTTGA
- a CDS encoding CarD family transcriptional regulator codes for MFSEGDMAVYPAHGVGLIEAIETQTIGGIDQSFYVMRILDNDMTIMIPTANSANVGLRAIISGDEVTKVIEILKERDIKITSQTWNRRYREYMEKIKTGSVFEVAVVLRDLFLLREDKDLSYGERKMLDTAKSLLVKELSLAKQTDEEHIEQQIEKLFC; via the coding sequence GTGTTTTCAGAAGGTGATATGGCTGTGTATCCAGCTCATGGCGTTGGGTTGATCGAAGCCATTGAAACGCAAACTATCGGTGGTATTGATCAGAGTTTCTACGTCATGCGCATTCTTGATAATGACATGACGATCATGATTCCGACCGCCAACAGCGCCAATGTCGGCTTGCGAGCGATCATTTCAGGCGATGAAGTCACGAAGGTTATCGAGATTCTCAAGGAACGTGACATCAAAATTACCTCTCAGACCTGGAACCGGCGTTATCGCGAGTATATGGAAAAAATCAAAACCGGCTCCGTTTTTGAGGTTGCCGTTGTTCTTCGCGATCTCTTCCTGCTCAGGGAAGATAAAGACCTTTCCTACGGCGAGCGAAAAATGCTCGATACTGCCAAGAGCCTGTTGGTCAAGGAACTTTCGCTGGCAAAACAGACGGACGAAGAGCACATAGAACAACAGATCGAAAAATTATTTTGCTGA
- the gltX gene encoding glutamate--tRNA ligase, whose protein sequence is MEEVRVRFPPSPTGYLHIGGARTALFNWLFAKQHGGKLVLRIEDTDEERSTQASIDGIIEGLQWLGIDWDEGPYFQTEFADDHVAAANRLLQSGQAYKCFCTKEELEQKRETAMAEKKSDVGYDGTCRHLSPEQVAEKEAQGLPSVIRFKVPERQGTLYYDDEVLGRIERAYSDIEDFVIVRSNGKPLYLLCNVVDDIRDRITHIIRGQDHMTNTTRQVLLYEALGARLPVFAHMPLTLDLKKRKISKRSHGEIVAVQFYRDHGFIPWALCNFLCLLGWNPGTDQEIFSREELIQAFSLSRMSRVNSVFNFKPGDEKFFTDPKLIAMNEHYLRSMDLEELGALVHNELTAEGLWDDSYQSEKKQWYLETLALIRDRFHTLKDFTSAGRAYFADQYEIDPKPLKKNVLKFPELATWLPQLAKRYAELEAFTAETTEQTCRDMADALDIKPGILINAMRTVLTGQLAGPSMFDIVMTLGKERVIARLSNIEHLFSEA, encoded by the coding sequence ATGGAAGAGGTCCGCGTTCGTTTCCCACCCAGCCCTACCGGTTACCTGCATATCGGCGGGGCAAGAACTGCGTTATTCAACTGGCTGTTTGCCAAGCAGCATGGCGGCAAACTGGTTTTACGCATTGAAGATACCGACGAAGAGCGTTCCACCCAGGCCTCGATTGACGGCATTATCGAAGGTCTGCAATGGCTGGGTATCGATTGGGATGAAGGCCCCTACTTCCAGACCGAATTTGCCGACGACCATGTCGCCGCCGCCAACCGCTTGCTTCAATCCGGCCAGGCCTACAAATGCTTCTGCACCAAGGAAGAGCTCGAACAGAAACGCGAAACCGCCATGGCCGAAAAAAAATCCGATGTCGGCTACGACGGCACCTGCCGCCACCTGAGCCCGGAGCAGGTTGCGGAAAAAGAGGCGCAGGGCCTGCCCTCGGTCATCCGCTTCAAGGTGCCGGAACGCCAGGGAACCCTCTATTACGATGACGAGGTGCTCGGCCGCATCGAACGGGCCTACAGCGATATCGAGGATTTCGTCATCGTCCGCTCCAACGGCAAGCCGCTCTATCTGCTGTGCAACGTGGTCGACGATATCCGTGACCGCATCACCCACATCATTCGCGGCCAAGATCACATGACCAACACCACCCGTCAGGTGCTGCTGTACGAAGCCCTGGGCGCCCGGTTGCCGGTTTTTGCCCACATGCCCCTGACCCTTGATCTGAAAAAGCGCAAAATTTCCAAGCGAAGCCACGGCGAAATCGTTGCCGTCCAGTTCTATCGTGATCACGGCTTCATCCCCTGGGCGCTCTGCAACTTTCTCTGCCTGCTGGGATGGAATCCGGGAACGGATCAGGAAATTTTTTCCCGCGAGGAGCTCATCCAGGCATTCAGCCTGTCGCGCATGAGCCGGGTCAACTCGGTCTTCAACTTCAAGCCCGGGGATGAAAAATTCTTCACCGACCCGAAGCTGATCGCCATGAATGAGCACTATCTGCGTTCAATGGATCTTGAGGAACTTGGCGCTCTGGTGCACAATGAACTCACAGCTGAAGGATTGTGGGACGACAGTTACCAATCCGAGAAAAAGCAGTGGTATCTTGAAACGTTGGCCCTGATTCGCGATCGTTTCCACACCCTCAAGGATTTCACCTCCGCCGGTCGGGCCTACTTTGCCGACCAGTACGAGATCGATCCCAAACCGCTGAAAAAAAATGTCCTCAAATTTCCGGAACTGGCGACCTGGCTGCCCCAGTTGGCCAAGCGCTATGCGGAGCTCGAGGCATTTACCGCGGAAACGACCGAGCAGACCTGCCGCGACATGGCCGATGCCTTGGATATCAAACCCGGCATTCTCATCAATGCGATGCGCACCGTACTCACTGGCCAGCTGGCCGGGCCCTCGATGTTCGATATCGTGATGACGCTGGGGAAAGAACGGGTCATTGCGCGGCTCAGCAACATTGAGCACCTGTTCAGCGAAGCCTGA
- a CDS encoding glutamine--tRNA ligase/YqeY domain fusion protein: MTSEKETPVKPLDFIRQIISEDLSTGKHSSIVTRFPPEPNGFLHIGHAKSICLNFGVAVEYNGRCHLRFDDTNPGKESTEYVESIKRDVHWLGFDWGDHLHYASDYFDQLHDFAVGLIKIGKAYVCHLSGEEIREYRGTLTEPGKESPYRNRSVEENLDLFTRMRAGEFDEGTCVLRAKIDMASPNIVMRDPVIYRILKTSHHRTGDKWCIYPMYDFTHCLSDMLEEITHSLCTLEFENNRALYDWVLDTLDTPNHPRQIEFARLNINYTVTSKRKLLQLVNEGHVSGWDDPRMLTISGLRRRGYTPESIRSFCQTIGIGKRESWIDMGVLENAVRDDLNVNAIRVFGVLDPLKVVITNYPEGQTEEIVAQNHPQNPEMGERVVPFSRELYIERADFMENAPKKFFRLSVGREVRLRYAYLITCQEVIKDANGEVSELRCTYDPATRGGTAPDGRKVKGTIHWVSAPHALEAEVRLYDRLFTVEYPDADKEKHFMEFLNPESLGALSSCKLEPGLAQAGVADRFQFERQGYFCLDARDSTPEKPVFNRIVTLRDSWAKITDQGA, from the coding sequence ATGACCAGCGAAAAAGAGACCCCGGTCAAGCCGCTCGACTTTATTCGGCAAATCATCTCCGAAGACCTGAGCACCGGCAAACACAGCAGCATTGTCACTCGATTTCCTCCGGAACCCAACGGATTTCTCCATATCGGCCATGCCAAATCGATCTGCCTCAACTTCGGCGTGGCAGTGGAGTATAACGGCCGTTGCCATCTCCGTTTCGACGACACCAACCCGGGCAAGGAATCCACCGAATACGTGGAATCGATCAAGCGGGACGTACATTGGCTTGGCTTTGACTGGGGCGATCACCTCCATTACGCCTCCGACTATTTTGACCAACTGCACGATTTTGCCGTTGGCCTGATCAAGATCGGCAAGGCCTATGTCTGCCACTTAAGCGGCGAGGAGATCCGCGAGTACCGCGGCACCCTGACCGAGCCGGGCAAGGAAAGCCCGTATCGCAACCGGAGCGTGGAGGAAAACCTCGACCTGTTCACCCGGATGCGGGCCGGCGAATTCGACGAGGGCACCTGCGTGCTCCGCGCCAAGATCGACATGGCCTCGCCCAACATCGTCATGCGCGATCCGGTTATTTACCGCATCTTGAAAACCAGCCACCATCGGACCGGGGACAAGTGGTGCATCTACCCGATGTATGATTTCACCCACTGCCTCTCCGACATGCTGGAAGAGATCACCCACTCGCTGTGCACGCTCGAGTTTGAAAACAACCGGGCTCTCTACGACTGGGTCCTGGACACGCTCGACACGCCCAACCACCCGCGGCAGATCGAGTTTGCCCGGCTCAACATCAACTACACCGTGACCAGCAAACGAAAGCTGCTGCAGCTGGTGAACGAGGGCCATGTGTCCGGCTGGGACGATCCGCGCATGTTGACCATCTCCGGACTTCGCCGCCGCGGCTATACGCCGGAGTCGATCCGCAGTTTCTGCCAGACCATCGGTATCGGCAAGCGCGAGTCCTGGATCGATATGGGCGTGCTGGAAAATGCGGTCCGCGACGACCTCAACGTCAACGCCATCCGCGTCTTTGGCGTACTCGATCCGCTCAAGGTGGTGATCACCAACTACCCGGAGGGACAAACCGAGGAGATCGTGGCGCAAAACCATCCGCAGAATCCGGAGATGGGGGAGCGTGTTGTTCCCTTCAGTCGCGAACTCTACATCGAACGCGCCGATTTCATGGAAAACGCCCCAAAAAAATTCTTCCGCCTCAGTGTCGGCCGCGAGGTCCGCCTCCGCTACGCCTACCTGATCACCTGCCAGGAGGTGATCAAGGATGCAAACGGCGAGGTGAGTGAACTGCGCTGTACCTACGACCCGGCGACCCGCGGGGGGACCGCTCCCGACGGGCGCAAGGTCAAGGGCACCATCCACTGGGTTTCAGCGCCCCACGCCCTTGAGGCCGAAGTACGCCTCTATGACCGGCTCTTCACCGTGGAATACCCGGATGCAGACAAGGAAAAGCATTTCATGGAGTTTCTCAACCCGGAATCCCTGGGCGCCCTGAGCAGCTGCAAGCTCGAACCCGGCCTTGCCCAGGCAGGGGTGGCGGATCGCTTCCAGTTTGAACGCCAGGGCTATTTCTGCCTGGACGCAAGGGACAGCACCCCTGAAAAGCCGGTCTTCAACCGCATCGTCACCCTACGCGACAGCTGGGCCAAAATCACCGATCAGGGGGCTTGA